A genomic window from Daphnia magna isolate NIES linkage group LG9, ASM2063170v1.1, whole genome shotgun sequence includes:
- the LOC116931154 gene encoding immediate early response 3-interacting protein 1 yields the protein MAFTLWGLLEASLLLVNAICILHEERFLAKVGWGGEQVQAYGSGPSVKSQILNLIRSVRTVMRIPLIFINIVVILMKLVFG from the exons atggcatTTACATTGTGGGGATTGTTGGAGGCCTCTCTTCTTTTGGTCAATGCTATCTGTATTTTACATGAAGAGAGATTTCTTGCAAAAG ttGGTTGGGGAGGAGAGCAAGTTCAGGCTTATGGAAGTGGACCAAGTGTCAAATCCCAAATCTTAAATCTCATTCGCTCTGTGAGGACTGTTATGAGGA TTCCATTGATATTCATCAACATAGTTGTCATCTTGATGAAATTGGTTTTTGGTTGA
- the LOC116931130 gene encoding LOW QUALITY PROTEIN: ribokinase (The sequence of the model RefSeq protein was modified relative to this genomic sequence to represent the inferred CDS: deleted 1 base in 1 codon): MALHQQAHIVVLGSFMTDVVSYVSHLPRVGETLCGSKLAICCGGKGANQAVSATRLGANTAIIGKLGNDSFGKSYLDALKKEQIITDFVGLTSEALTGLAQIIVEDSGQNSIVIVPGANNYLTTQDVNNSKDTLAKAKIMLSVLEIPCETVLSGLKLANELGVFTILNAAPAVENLEKDFYALADIFCVNETEAEMLIGQPVTSHDEALSAAHRLMGKGCKKHVLVTLGKHGALLLSRNDQNGFLEPVSVTAPEVKAIDTTGAGDCFLGALAYFLAYHPDFPLSKAVVNACRVASKSVQKAGTQTSFPYKHELECDLFV, translated from the exons ATGGCTCTGCATCAACAAGCACATATTGTTGTCTTGGGTTCATTCATGACAGATGTTGTAAG TTATGTCAGCCATCTGCCCAGAGTTGGTGAAACACTGTGTGGTTCTAAGCTTGCCATCTGCTGTGGAGGAAAAGGTGCCAATCAAGCTGTAAGTGCTACTCGTCTTGGAGCGAATACTGCCATTATTGGGAAA TTAGGAAATGATTCATTTGGAAAGTCCTACTTGGATGCTCTTAAGAAAGAGCAAATTATTACTGACTTTGTGGGTCTCACATCTGAAGCTTTGACAG GGTTGGCTCAAATAATCGTCGAAGACAGCGGCCAGAATAGTATCGTAATTGTTCCTGGAGCAAATAATTATTTGACAACTCAGGATGTGAATAATTCGAAGGACACGCTTGCCAAAGCAAAAATCATGCTTTCAGTTCTCGAAATTCCATGCGAAACTGTTTTAAGC GGCTTAAAACTGGCAAATGAGCTTGGAG TTTTCACAATATTAAATGCCGCCCCTGCTGTGGAAAACTTAGAGAAGGATTTCTATGCGCTCGCGGATATTTTCTGTGTCAACGAGACGGAG GCCGAAATGCTCATCGGTCAACCAGTTACAAGCCATGATGAAGCACTATCAGCAGCCCACCGTTTAATGGGAAAAGGATGCAAGAAACACGTACTCGTCACTCTGGGGAAACATGGGGCCCTTTTGCTTTCAAGAAATGACCAAAACGGTTTCCTCGAGCCAGTCTCCGTTACAGCTCCCGAGGTTAAAGCCATCGATACCACG gGTGCCGGAGATTGCTTTTTGGGAGCGCTTGCTTACTTCCTTGCTTATCATCCAGACTTCCCATTGAGTAAAGCGGTGGTAAATGCGTGCCGTGTTGCGTCAAAGAGTGTTCAAAAGGCCGGCACTCAAACTAGTTTTCCTTACAAGCATGAGCTTGAATGCGATTTATTCGTGTAA